The sequence CCTGAATGTGCCTGCAGAAGAGTATAGCGAAGAACTGATCGAATTGCTCGCAAGAGATCTCGCTAACAGCAAGAGGGAATTGTGGCGGATTTCCAGAGGACTTCCAATGAGCTATCCAAGCGAATGGATGAGCTACTCTCAGTCGCGGAACAGGTATAGCGCCGCCGACGCGCTTTCCAGAATAGGAAAAAAAGCCGTTCCATACCTGTCAGAAGCTCTCAAAAGCAAAGACACGAAAACCTCAGGAGAAGCCGCTTTTGCTCTGCTCACAATAGCCAAAGGATCCCCCGAACTGATATCTGACGAGATGATATCTTTGCTAATCCCTTTTTGCGATGAGCTCAGATTGGACGGTTCTTTTGAAAAGATCGGAGGTCGTTCTATACCTTTCCTGCTAGAGGCGGCAAAAAACCATGTTTTAGGGGCTTATATCGGTCTTTGGTCGATCTGCAAAAATGATAAAACGCTCATAACAGACGAGATGGTATCGGTGCTGTTATCCGCGCTCAAAAACCCGCAGAGATCCGGATGGAGTTCTCTTTTGGGCGATAATGAAATACATCAGATATGCATAATTCTCGGGAACTCAGGAAAAGACCTTGTCGAGCATATAAGAACAATGCTGGTTTCAAACGATCCACAAATCAGGAATAAAGGCATTTATCTTTTGCACAGCTATACCTTTGGCTACACCGAAGGCAAGACGGAGAACCGCAGCTCGATCCCGGAAGAATTTATCCCGTTATTAATAGGCAATTTCTCCAATCCCTCTCTCATATTGAACGAACATATCTCTGATGTGGCGGCAAAAACTGTGGGACAGATAGGGGAGAAATCGATCCCTCATCTTCAGGAACTTGCAAGATCACTTCCATTTCTAGAAAAATATGCGGATACCAAGGGAAGATTCTTAAGCCGCGAAGAAGCGTTAAGAAGAAAGATAACGCTTGCCTTGAACGGGATACCCGGCGACAAGATCCCGGAAGATCTCATTCATTTCCTGCTGGAAGAGCTGTCGATAAATGAATCGTCTTACAATTACACGACAAGCGATGCATATAGAAGGACCGGGGAAAAAGGCTTCCTGAAAGCGATCGGCATACTTAAATTGCAGGAAAGCCCGTTAAGGCTGGCAGCGATTAAGGCCATTCATGCCTACAAATACCACTCGGATCTTTTTACTGAAAACATCATTAGAACGCTCGTAGAACTGCTTCCGGGGGAAGGCCTTTCGTATTATCTGAATTGGACACTGACCGAACTTGGCAAAAAAGCGGCGCCTTTTCTCGAAATTGCCGCAAAAGACCTTGATCAGAAAGTCGCAAAAGAAGCGCAAGCTATACTGGACAGAATAAAGAAATAGATCCAGGGATCGAATGCTTCGGGTCAATGTCCGGACAAAACCCCGATTATCTGAGCCTGCCTGGGATACAGCGCCACCAGAAGGCCGTTTGCATGCACTTCGCTTGCCCGAGGTTTTGCAAGTATTGAATTGGTGGCCATGTCCACAAGTGTAAACTGCCCGTTTCCCGGAATGCCAAGCCCTCGCACATCAAGATAACCCCAGGTCCTGTCGCTCATGTGGTCGGGGCCGCTTGCCAGGTTGGCCGCAATTACAGCCGTTTGATCTTCCCATTGCCTTGCAAAGGCCGAGATATTGGGGTTGCTTGAGCCAACGAACATAGATCGCCCCTGCCTGAACAATGGCAGCTTTGAAAGGTCCATCAGCTCAAGGTAGCGGTAGGCCATCTTTATATCGACCAGGTCCCAGTTGATCGGGACTACCCTGCCTCTAAGATAAGGGTATCCCAGAACCGCTTCGAATTCTCCGTTAAAGAAGGCCGGAACTCCAGGCATAGCCACCATCAGCGCTGCAGCAAGCAGGGATTCGCCTGCATCAAGATTTCTAGGTTTTCCAAGCCCGTCGCTTGAGTGCTCGGGGTCCCTGATATCGTGTCCGTCCTTAAAATGCACCGTCTGGTGGAGTAGGGGGCAGGACAGAGAGTCTCTGAGGTATTCCCCAAAGTCTCCCGGAGTTTTTCCGTTCTGCCCCAGCAAAACATCACAAAGCGTAAAGATAAAATTTCCGTCAAGCGCAAGGTCTATTCCGCAATCCCAAAACCTCTGGTGCTGGTCCAGGGCTTCTGCAAGAAATGCCGCCCCGGGATGCGCCTGCCTCATTGAAGCCGTGAATTCCTCCAGGAATTCGGAGGGGTACAAGAGGTCCAGGTCCCCGCGGCGCCCGTTGTACCAGTTGTATTCCATCCGGTCCTTAAAAAGGGCAAATGGCGCATCTATCCTGAGGCCGTCGAACCCGAAATCCAGCCAGTGCCTTCCCAGACGAAATAGATAGTCCCGCACCTCCGGGTTTAAAAAATCTAGCTGGTAGGTGTCATCAAAGCTCCATGCGCCTCTAAGGTCGGTTCCGGTGACAAGGCTGCCGCGCTCATCCCTTAAGAACCATCCCGGGTGCAGGTCCACATACGGGCTTTTTTGGGACAGATGATTGCCTATATAGTCGTTTATCACATAGATACCGTGGTCGTGAGCCGAATCTATCAGCCGCCTCAGCTCAGAAACGGTCCCATAAGCTTCTTCCACCGCAAAAGGATCGATTATACTGTAGGGAGTGGTCCCAAATGCCTCGTTTTTGGCGACCCCGCTTAGCCAGATGGTCTGGACGCTGGCTGCCTCACGCGCCTCAAGATGTCTTGCTATGAAGGCAAAATTTGAAAGCCTTCCTTTGGGGTCGACCCAATCCTTTGTCACGACCTGATAAAGAGGCCCGCGTTTTATCCAGGAAGATGAAGCTTGAACATTCATCATATGCTTAATATCGAATCAGTATGTTTGAGATTTCAGAATTAAAGTAAACCGGTGAAAATACATATGAATATCGCTCGCATTTCGTTATTTTCTGTCCACATATCCCCCTTCTTGGAACTTGACATAAGATATATTATGCGACATTGATAATAGGCAGTTGGGGATAAGTAATTAACCTTTTATATATTGGGATTATCTATGGAATTTTGAGGAATACGATAGAAACACAATACAAATTCTATTGAAATACATTGCCCGGAAATTTCTACAGTATTTCTACTGTATTTCAACGAATTTCAAATGTATTTAGGTCCCCTAGTCCCCTGCCGCTTTCACCCTTACGCCTATGGAGTAGTTGCCGCTGCCGCTGTTTATGAAGTCGTCGGCTTGAAGGATCATATTGACGAAATCAGAGACCCTGTAATAGGTCGTAAAGCGAAGCTTTGGATTGTTCGGCTTTGGGTTGTTAAAGTCGTAGATATCGCCGCTTAACAGCCAGTTGTTGTTTGGCCTAAAGTCGATGCCGCCGCCTAGATGGGTGTTTATCATGCCAATCCTTAGTGCTCCGGTCTTTGATACAGCACTGGATATTTGAAGGTCAAGCAGCGCAAGGTTGCGCGTAGGCCCTTCGCCAAGGGCTATCATCCAGGTATTGCGTTCGTTCTGGCTGATATCAAGATTACCCTTGATCTGGTTGGAACGCCCCCCAAAAAGCACATCCGCACTGGGTTTGAGCCTTATCTGACCAAAATTTTCAAAAAATTCATTGGCTGAAGTCAGGGTCTTGTTGGTAGAAGCTATCGTTCCTTTCACATTCTCCTGAAATCCTTTGTCGGCAACGATCTTGTTTATCCCGGCAGTTGCCATCTGAAGCTGTTCGGTGAGCCGGTTTATCTCGACCGTTGCTTTTTCCACATTAAAGACCGCGTTGGTAAAAGCCTCCCGTATCTTATTGTCCTCAACAAACTCCCTTATTGCCATAAAGATCCTTTTGGTCTCGACCAGGTTCTGTGCTCCAATATCGACAAAGTCAACTATGCCTGATGTTTTTTTGCCGTAAAGGACCTGGTCGGGGTTATAGACGGTTTCTGAAACTCCGGGGGTTATTTCCAGGTATTTGAGCCCCACAAGACCGTCAAAAGCCACCCTAAGCTCAGAATCCGCCGGAAATTTAATGTGCTTGTCTATGACCCCGTAGATGCGTATTTCCTGCGTTCCGGGATCGATCCGCATTACCTTGCCCACCTTAAAACCTCTGTACCTTATCTCGGAACCGACAGTCAGCCCCTCGATATTCTGGAACGATCCCGTCAATTCATAACCGCTAAACTTGAGGAATATAGCGCTTTTCCAGCTGACCAGCGCCGCCAAAAGGACAAGCGCCGTGACCAAAACCGCCCCGACCCTTGCTTGAGTTGACATTTACAGACCTCCTTTAATGAAATTGCTGACGACCGGATCAATGGAAGCTATCGTTTGCTTGACATTCCCGGTCTCGATAAATTTGCCTTCATGAAGCATAAGGACCCTGTCGCAGGTGCGGTACACAGTGGTCATCTGGTGGGTCACTATTATTGAGGTGGCTTTGAACCTTACCGCAAGCTTGTTTATAAGGTCTTCTATAACGGTGGAAGTGATCGGGTCCAGTCCCGTTGTAGGCTCGTCATATAGTATTATCTTGGGATCGGTCGCGATAGCCCTGGCCAGGCTGACCCTTTTTTGCATCCCTCCGGAAAGCTCGGAGGGCATGAGTTTTTCTGTGCCGCTGAGGTCGACCATCTCCAGCCTTTCTTTTACTATCTTTGAGATCCGGTCCTCTGTTAATTCATTCTGCTGGCGCAGCCCAAAAGCGACATTTTCGTAGACCGAAAGAGAATCAAAAAGGGCGGAAGTTTGGAACACAAAACCAAAGGCCTTTCTTGCCTTTATGAGAGGGTCCCCCTCAAGAAGCGTGACATCCCTGCCGTCCACAAAAATAGACCCCCTTGAAACACGCGAAAGCCTTACAAGAAGGCGAAGGAGGGTGCTTTTGCCGCAGCCGGAAGGGCCTATAACTGCAAGTTTTTGACCGTCCGGTATCTCCAGAAAAACATTGTCCAGCACTTTTTTTCCGGGGAACTCTTTTGTTACTCCTGAAAGTTTTATCATATTACTTAAAAAGCATCACCGACATGAAATAATTAAAGATAAAAACGGTTATGAGCGAAGACACGACCGCGCTGGTGGTAGACTCCCCTACCCCCTTGGCGCCGTTCTTTGCCTTAAGCCCCTTATAGCAGGAGATCGAGGCAATTATCATGCCAAAAACAAATGCTTTAAAGACCCCTCCCACCACATCTCCAGTTTTAAGAAAAGCCCCCGCGGTCTCAAGAAAACCGTAAGGATTTATACCTACCAGAAGTACCGACACCAGAAAGGAACCAAGAAACCCTATCACATCGGCAAACAGGGTCAGGACAGGCAGCATTACAGAAAGAGCTATCAGCCTCGGGATCACCAGATAGCGGACATGGTTGGTCCCCAGCATGTTTATAGCATCGACCTGTTGGGTCACTTTCATGGTCCCGAGTTCAGCCGCAATGGAAGCGCCAACCCTGCCCGCGATGACTACTGCGGTAAGCACCGGGGCTATCTCTCTTGCAACAGCAAGAGCCATAACGCCTCCGACCATCTTTCCCGCACCGAACTTAACAAATTCATTGGCTATCTGTACGGCAAAAACCATGCCGACAAATATAGCTGTAGTAAGCGCAACCGGGATAGAGTCAATTCCGATACGGCTCATCTGGTCAAAGGAGTTACGGACATCAGCCCTCTTGCTCAAAATGCCTGAGGCGGCTTCCCAAAACAGCAGAAAGACGCCTCCGATCTGTTCCATTGTTTTCAGATAGCCGTCTTTGAACACTTGCGACAAATTTTGTTTCATGCCGTCCCTGTCAATGAATTGATGACAAAAGGTAACGCATCAATTATATCAGAAGCTATAATTCCCCTATAACCTTTGTTAACTGCTACCGTGTCCGCGCACAGTCCATGGACAAAGACAGCGCATGCCGCAGCAAAAAAAGCCTCCATGCCCTGAGCAGCAAAGCTGCAGATCATGCCGGTAAGCACATCTCCCGTTCCCGCTGTCGCCAACCCGGGATTTCCTGTACGGTTTACCAAATGCTTACCGGAAGGGTCTGCTATCACGGTATTGGCGCCTTTTAGGACAACGACGGCATCCAGGTCCTTTGCAGTGCGAATGGCTGTGCCGCTACGGTCTTGCTGCACTTTTTCAACAGTGATCCCCAGAAGCCTGGCCATCTCTCCAGGATGCGGGGTCAAAATAATTGGGTTCTTTTTTTTGAGCAGAACAGCCGTATCGTCCGCTATAGAGTTCAGCCCGTCCGCATCTATTATCAGCGGGCAATTTAGGTCGGTCTTTATTAGGTCTTTTAGAAGGCGCTTTTTACCTTTACCTATGCCTGGCCCCACGCCTGCCGCTTTCAATTTATAGGATGCTGCTTTTTTGGGGGCAACATCCGCCAGTGTTATGATCTCCGGAACAGAGACATTTATGTAGTTCTGTATCTCGGCCGGGACAGAAAGATAAACAAGTCCGGCCCCGGAACGAAGCGCAGCCATGCCCGCCAGCATTGCAGCGCCGCTCATGCCTTTTGACCCCGCAAATATCATCACCCTTCCATTGTCGCCTTTATTGCAGTCGAACCTTCGCTCCGGAAGGCATCTCTTCACATATTCGACATCAATAACATTTGGTCCATTTTTTGATCGGGAATTGGAAATTTGACATTGGAAATTATCGTATGGTATTCCTATATCCGCGACCACAAGCTTGCCGATCTTTGATGGCGCAAAGTCCTTGACCATTCCAACTTTTGGCAGATGAAAGGTCACGGTCAGGTCAGCCTCAACACATAAACCCCTTGGGTTTCCGCTGTCGGCATCAAGGCCGGAGGGTATGTCGACCGCCACCACTTTGAATCCCTCAGTACGCTTTCCGCTATTGATCAAGGTTATAACCTCGGCATAAACACCTTCGGGATTCCTATCTAGGCCAATACCAAACAAGCCGTCTATAACCAACCTGCAGCCCTTAAGCATCTGAGGAAGCGCGCTTATGTTGTCTTTTTCGGCTTCAAACATCCTTACTTCCATACCGCTATTTTTAAGGTATCTTGCCGCGATCCTTGCATCCCCTCCGTTATTCCCTTTTCCGCAGACTACACAAACGCGTTCCGGGCTGCCGATATTGTCCTTTACCGCGTCAAAGACCTTTTTGCCCGCATTTTCCATAAGCACTGGCTGCGGAATGCCAAGCTCTTCTATGGCCCACCGGTCCAGGGCCTTCATTTCTTTGGAGGTTATTGGTTTGCAGTATTTGTTTAACACAATAATGCTTGGGTCAAGGGTGTAGGGGCAATGGTATAGTAGACGGGTTTCCGACTTGACCCTTGCCCCTTGACCCTTGGCTCTTTAATCAATATATATTCCGCACCTGTGTTTGTCAATAAGTTTTAATATGCTATTATAGTGATATCACAATGTAAGTGAAAGGAACATGAATGGAAGAAAGCAAGAAGGACCATCTTATCCAGAAACTCCGCGATAAGTGTGACGCGAACAACAATATAAGCCAGGACCTTTTTAAGAAATACAACGTCAAAAGAGGACTGAGGAACGAGGACGGCTCCGGCGTTCTTGTGGGCCTCACCAAGATCGCATCTGTTATCGGCTATGAAAAGATCGATGAGGACCTTATCCCGGTGGAAGGCCACCTTTCTTACAGGGGTATAGACCTTTTTGATATAGTCTCGGGTATCCAGCAGGAGGACCGATTCGGCTACGAAGAAGTGGCCTACCTTCTTCTGTTCGGCGAACTGCCAAAAAAAAGGGAGTTCAGGGACTTTCTTGACGAGTTCTCCCTCCAGCGCCATCTACCCGAGAATTTCACGCGGGATATAATCCTTAACTTCCGCTCAAGGAATATAATGAACAGCCTGGCAAGGGCTGTCCTGGCACTTTACAGCAGCGACGACAATGCTGACGACCTGTCGCTGGAAAACCAGATAAGGCAGGCCATTTCCCTTGTGGCCAAATTCCCGGTCATAATAGCCCATGCCTATCACGCAATGCATTCAAAGTTCAGCGGGGCCACTCTTTTCATCCAGCCGCCGAATAACGAACTGATGACCGCCGAGAACTTTTTCTACATGCTAAGAAAGGACCATGCCTTCACAAAAACGGAAGCAAGCGTTCTTGACATTGCGCTCATCCTGCACGCTGACCACGGCGGAGGCAACAATTCAACATTTGCCACAAGAGTCACCTCCTCCAGCGGAACGGATGCTTATTCGGCCATAGGAGGTGCTATTGCCTCGCTAAAAGGTCCTCTTCACGGAGCAGCCAACCTCTATGTCATGAACATGATGGACGACATAAAGAAGAACGTGAAAGACTGGAACGACAAGGACGAAATAAAGAATTACGTGTCTAAACTTATAAGATGCGAAGCCGGGGACAGGGCCGGGAAGATCTACGGGTTTGGGCACGCGGTATACACAAAGTCCGACCCGAGGGCTGTGATATTAAAGGAATACGCAAAGAAGCTCGCAAAAGAGAAAGGGATGGAAAAAGAGCTTGCTCTTTACCTCAATCTCGAAGAACTGGTACCCGCGACTTTTGCCGAAGTCAAGCAGTCAGCAAAGATAATCTCTCCGAATGTGGACTTTTTCTCCGGGTTCGTCTACACCTGCCTGGGGATCTCGCCTGACCTCTACACTCCCCTCTTTGCTATGGCGCGCATTTCCGGCTGGATGGCGCACAGGATTGAAGAACTGATGATCTCAAAGCGCATAATCCGCCCGGCCTACAAAAGCGTCGCTTCCAAAAAGAAGTATCAGACGATGGAAAAGAGAAGATAAAAGGAGCCGACCTTTTAAGGTCGGGCCTTCAGCCCTACTGTTTCCACTCCGTAAAATGCTCTTTCCTGCTGTAGGCAGCGTATTCGTGGTCGCTTAACATTGACAGTGTCTTTGTCGGGCACACATCAACGCACTGCCCGCA comes from Candidatus Margulisiibacteriota bacterium and encodes:
- a CDS encoding alpha-amylase family glycosyl hydrolase; translation: MMNVQASSSWIKRGPLYQVVTKDWVDPKGRLSNFAFIARHLEAREAASVQTIWLSGVAKNEAFGTTPYSIIDPFAVEEAYGTVSELRRLIDSAHDHGIYVINDYIGNHLSQKSPYVDLHPGWFLRDERGSLVTGTDLRGAWSFDDTYQLDFLNPEVRDYLFRLGRHWLDFGFDGLRIDAPFALFKDRMEYNWYNGRRGDLDLLYPSEFLEEFTASMRQAHPGAAFLAEALDQHQRFWDCGIDLALDGNFIFTLCDVLLGQNGKTPGDFGEYLRDSLSCPLLHQTVHFKDGHDIRDPEHSSDGLGKPRNLDAGESLLAAALMVAMPGVPAFFNGEFEAVLGYPYLRGRVVPINWDLVDIKMAYRYLELMDLSKLPLFRQGRSMFVGSSNPNISAFARQWEDQTAVIAANLASGPDHMSDRTWGYLDVRGLGIPGNGQFTLVDMATNSILAKPRASEVHANGLLVALYPRQAQIIGVLSGH
- a CDS encoding NAD(P)H-hydrate dehydratase, whose amino-acid sequence is MLNKYCKPITSKEMKALDRWAIEELGIPQPVLMENAGKKVFDAVKDNIGSPERVCVVCGKGNNGGDARIAARYLKNSGMEVRMFEAEKDNISALPQMLKGCRLVIDGLFGIGLDRNPEGVYAEVITLINSGKRTEGFKVVAVDIPSGLDADSGNPRGLCVEADLTVTFHLPKVGMVKDFAPSKIGKLVVADIGIPYDNFQCQISNSRSKNGPNVIDVEYVKRCLPERRFDCNKGDNGRVMIFAGSKGMSGAAMLAGMAALRSGAGLVYLSVPAEIQNYINVSVPEIITLADVAPKKAASYKLKAAGVGPGIGKGKKRLLKDLIKTDLNCPLIIDADGLNSIADDTAVLLKKKNPIILTPHPGEMARLLGITVEKVQQDRSGTAIRTAKDLDAVVVLKGANTVIADPSGKHLVNRTGNPGLATAGTGDVLTGMICSFAAQGMEAFFAAACAVFVHGLCADTVAVNKGYRGIIASDIIDALPFVINSLTGTA
- a CDS encoding ATP-binding cassette domain-containing protein, which codes for MIKLSGVTKEFPGKKVLDNVFLEIPDGQKLAVIGPSGCGKSTLLRLLVRLSRVSRGSIFVDGRDVTLLEGDPLIKARKAFGFVFQTSALFDSLSVYENVAFGLRQQNELTEDRISKIVKERLEMVDLSGTEKLMPSELSGGMQKRVSLARAIATDPKIILYDEPTTGLDPITSTVIEDLINKLAVRFKATSIIVTHQMTTVYRTCDRVLMLHEGKFIETGNVKQTIASIDPVVSNFIKGGL
- a CDS encoding ABC transporter permease; protein product: MKQNLSQVFKDGYLKTMEQIGGVFLLFWEAASGILSKRADVRNSFDQMSRIGIDSIPVALTTAIFVGMVFAVQIANEFVKFGAGKMVGGVMALAVAREIAPVLTAVVIAGRVGASIAAELGTMKVTQQVDAINMLGTNHVRYLVIPRLIALSVMLPVLTLFADVIGFLGSFLVSVLLVGINPYGFLETAGAFLKTGDVVGGVFKAFVFGMIIASISCYKGLKAKNGAKGVGESTTSAVVSSLITVFIFNYFMSVMLFK
- a CDS encoding citrate synthase; translation: MEESKKDHLIQKLRDKCDANNNISQDLFKKYNVKRGLRNEDGSGVLVGLTKIASVIGYEKIDEDLIPVEGHLSYRGIDLFDIVSGIQQEDRFGYEEVAYLLLFGELPKKREFRDFLDEFSLQRHLPENFTRDIILNFRSRNIMNSLARAVLALYSSDDNADDLSLENQIRQAISLVAKFPVIIAHAYHAMHSKFSGATLFIQPPNNELMTAENFFYMLRKDHAFTKTEASVLDIALILHADHGGGNNSTFATRVTSSSGTDAYSAIGGAIASLKGPLHGAANLYVMNMMDDIKKNVKDWNDKDEIKNYVSKLIRCEAGDRAGKIYGFGHAVYTKSDPRAVILKEYAKKLAKEKGMEKELALYLNLEELVPATFAEVKQSAKIISPNVDFFSGFVYTCLGISPDLYTPLFAMARISGWMAHRIEELMISKRIIRPAYKSVASKKKYQTMEKRR
- a CDS encoding MlaD family protein — encoded protein: MSTQARVGAVLVTALVLLAALVSWKSAIFLKFSGYELTGSFQNIEGLTVGSEIRYRGFKVGKVMRIDPGTQEIRIYGVIDKHIKFPADSELRVAFDGLVGLKYLEITPGVSETVYNPDQVLYGKKTSGIVDFVDIGAQNLVETKRIFMAIREFVEDNKIREAFTNAVFNVEKATVEINRLTEQLQMATAGINKIVADKGFQENVKGTIASTNKTLTSANEFFENFGQIRLKPSADVLFGGRSNQIKGNLDISQNERNTWMIALGEGPTRNLALLDLQISSAVSKTGALRIGMINTHLGGGIDFRPNNNWLLSGDIYDFNNPKPNNPKLRFTTYYRVSDFVNMILQADDFINSGSGNYSIGVRVKAAGD